A region of Streptomyces halobius DNA encodes the following proteins:
- a CDS encoding site-2 protease family protein — protein sequence MDESGKPQDPEKSVQPQPPKDTEQHRTPEPGARKGGGILMGRPFGVPVYVAPSWFLVAALITWVFGGQLERILPELGSARYLVSLFFAVAFYASVLVHELAHTVAALRFKLPVRRIQLQFFGGVSEIEKETETPGREFVLAVVGPLLSLALAGVFYAGMQVVEPDTVPGVLVAGLMISNLIVAAFNLLPGLPLDGGRMLRAVVWKISGRPMTGTVAAAWVGRALAVTVLIGLPLLTHTGALGNARPEIGGADSLTDALLAAILAAIIWTGAGNSLRMARLRERLPDLRARILTRRAVPVETDTPLSEALRRANDAGARALVVVDRQGEPTAVVREAAIVGIPDHRRPWVPVGTLAQDLKDGMRVSAELAGEDLLEYLRATPATEYLVVEETGEIYGVLSTADVERAFVSAMARPA from the coding sequence GTGGACGAGAGCGGGAAGCCGCAGGACCCCGAGAAGTCCGTGCAGCCCCAGCCGCCCAAGGACACCGAACAGCACAGGACACCCGAGCCCGGCGCACGGAAAGGCGGCGGCATCCTCATGGGCCGCCCCTTCGGCGTACCGGTCTACGTCGCCCCCAGCTGGTTCCTCGTCGCCGCCCTCATCACCTGGGTCTTCGGCGGCCAGCTGGAACGCATCCTGCCCGAGCTCGGCAGCGCCCGCTACCTCGTCTCACTCTTCTTCGCCGTCGCCTTCTACGCCTCGGTGCTCGTCCACGAGCTCGCGCACACCGTCGCCGCGCTCCGCTTCAAGCTCCCGGTACGCCGCATCCAGCTGCAGTTCTTCGGCGGCGTCTCGGAAATCGAGAAGGAGACCGAGACCCCCGGCCGGGAATTCGTCCTCGCCGTCGTCGGCCCGCTGCTCTCCCTCGCCCTCGCCGGCGTCTTCTACGCCGGCATGCAGGTGGTCGAACCGGACACGGTCCCCGGTGTCCTGGTCGCCGGCCTGATGATCTCCAACCTCATCGTCGCGGCCTTCAACCTGCTGCCCGGCCTCCCTCTGGACGGCGGCCGGATGCTGCGCGCCGTCGTCTGGAAGATCAGCGGCAGACCCATGACCGGCACCGTCGCCGCCGCCTGGGTGGGCCGCGCACTCGCCGTCACCGTCCTCATCGGCCTGCCGCTGCTCACCCACACCGGCGCCCTCGGCAACGCCCGCCCCGAAATCGGCGGCGCCGACTCCCTCACAGACGCCCTGCTCGCCGCGATCCTCGCCGCCATCATCTGGACCGGCGCCGGCAACAGCCTGCGCATGGCCCGGCTCCGCGAACGTCTCCCCGACCTGCGGGCCCGCATCCTCACCCGGCGCGCCGTCCCCGTCGAGACCGACACCCCGCTCTCCGAAGCGCTCCGCCGCGCCAACGACGCCGGCGCCCGCGCCCTCGTCGTCGTCGACCGCCAGGGCGAGCCCACCGCCGTCGTCCGCGAAGCCGCCATCGTCGGCATCCCCGACCACCGCCGCCCCTGGGTCCCCGTCGGCACCCTCGCCCAGGACCTCAAGGACGGCATGCGGGTCTCCGCCGAACTCGCCGGCGAAGACCTCCTGGAATACCTGCGCGCCACCCCCGCCACCGAATACCTCGTCGTCGAGGAAACCGGCGAGATCTACGGCGTACTGTCCACCGCCGACGTCGAGCGGGCCTTCGTATCGGCGATGGCACGTCCCGCCTGA
- a CDS encoding ferredoxin, translating into MSAQDEARPELEVWIDQDLCTGDGICAQYAPEVFELDIDGLAYVKSPDDELLQDKGATTPVPLTLLNDVRDSANECPGDCIHVRRASDRVEVYGPDAE; encoded by the coding sequence ATGAGCGCGCAGGATGAAGCCCGTCCAGAGCTTGAAGTCTGGATCGATCAGGACCTGTGCACCGGGGACGGAATCTGCGCGCAGTACGCGCCCGAGGTCTTCGAGCTCGACATCGACGGCCTGGCCTATGTGAAGAGCCCCGATGACGAGCTACTGCAGGACAAGGGTGCCACAACGCCCGTCCCGTTGACACTGCTCAATGACGTACGGGACTCCGCGAACGAGTGCCCCGGCGACTGTATCCACGTCCGCCGGGCCTCGGACCGGGTGGAGGTCTACGGGCCGGACGCCGAGTAG
- the arc gene encoding proteasome ATPase: MAAHDDDINRGIRPGRGSEDPAGQVAYLEQEIAVLRRKLADSPRHTRILEERIVELQTNLAGVSAQNERLANTLREARDQIVALKEEVDRLAQPPAGFGVFLQANEDDTVDIFTGGRKLRVNVSPSVETEDLRRGQEVMLNEALNVVQAMEYESAGDIVTLKEILEDGERALVIGHTDEERVVRLAEPLLDTTVRSGDALLLEPRSGYVYEVIPKSEVEELVLEEVPDIDYTKIGGLSGQIEQIRDAVELPYLYPDLFKEHELRPPKGVLLYGPPGCGKTLIAKAVANSLAKKVAEVTGQPAGKSFFLNIKGPELLNKYVGETERHIRLVFQRAREKASEGTPVIVFFDEMDSLFRTRGSGVSSDVENTIVPQLLSEIDGVEGLENVIVIGASNREDMIDPAILRPGRLDVKIKIERPDAEAAKDIFSKYLTEKLPLHADDLAEHGQSRNAAVSGMIQSVVEQMYAESEENRFLEVTYANGDKEVLYFKDFNSGAMIENIVGRAKKMAIKAFLEHNQKGLRVSHLLQACVDEFKENEDLPNTTNPDDWARISGKKGERIVYIRTLVTGKQGADTGRSIDTVANTGQYL; this comes from the coding sequence GTGGCAGCCCACGACGACGACATCAACCGCGGCATCCGGCCGGGGCGGGGGTCTGAAGATCCCGCCGGCCAGGTTGCCTATCTCGAGCAGGAGATCGCCGTCCTGCGACGCAAGCTCGCCGACTCTCCGCGTCACACGAGGATTCTCGAAGAGCGGATCGTCGAGCTGCAGACCAACCTGGCCGGCGTATCGGCACAGAACGAGCGACTCGCCAATACTCTCCGCGAGGCCCGCGACCAGATCGTGGCACTCAAGGAGGAAGTCGACCGGCTCGCACAGCCCCCGGCCGGCTTCGGTGTCTTCCTGCAGGCGAACGAGGACGACACGGTCGACATTTTCACCGGAGGCAGAAAACTCCGGGTCAATGTCAGCCCCAGTGTTGAGACCGAGGACCTCAGGCGCGGCCAAGAGGTCATGCTCAATGAAGCGCTCAATGTGGTTCAGGCCATGGAGTACGAGAGCGCCGGCGACATCGTCACCCTCAAGGAAATCCTTGAGGACGGCGAGCGCGCGCTGGTGATCGGGCACACCGACGAGGAACGGGTGGTGCGGCTCGCCGAGCCCCTGCTGGACACCACCGTCCGCTCCGGCGACGCCCTGCTTCTCGAACCCCGCTCCGGCTACGTCTACGAAGTCATCCCGAAGAGCGAGGTCGAGGAACTCGTCCTCGAAGAGGTCCCGGACATCGACTACACCAAGATCGGCGGTCTGAGCGGTCAGATCGAGCAGATCAGGGACGCGGTCGAGCTCCCGTACCTCTACCCCGACCTCTTCAAGGAACACGAACTCCGCCCGCCCAAGGGCGTCTTGCTCTACGGCCCGCCCGGCTGCGGCAAGACACTCATCGCCAAGGCCGTCGCCAACTCCCTTGCCAAAAAGGTCGCCGAGGTGACCGGGCAGCCCGCGGGGAAGAGCTTCTTCCTCAACATCAAGGGCCCCGAGCTGCTCAACAAATACGTCGGCGAAACGGAACGGCACATCCGCCTGGTATTCCAGCGGGCCAGGGAAAAGGCGAGCGAGGGCACACCCGTCATCGTCTTCTTCGACGAGATGGACTCCCTCTTCCGCACCCGGGGATCCGGCGTCAGCTCGGACGTGGAGAACACCATCGTCCCGCAGCTGCTCTCCGAGATCGACGGCGTGGAGGGTCTGGAAAACGTCATCGTGATCGGCGCCTCCAACCGCGAGGACATGATCGACCCGGCGATCCTGCGCCCCGGCCGTCTCGATGTGAAGATCAAGATCGAGCGTCCGGACGCGGAGGCCGCAAAGGACATCTTCTCGAAGTACCTCACGGAGAAGCTCCCCCTGCACGCAGACGACCTCGCCGAACACGGACAGTCGCGCAACGCAGCGGTCAGCGGGATGATCCAGTCGGTCGTCGAGCAGATGTACGCGGAATCGGAGGAGAATCGCTTCCTGGAGGTCACCTACGCCAATGGTGACAAGGAAGTCCTGTACTTCAAGGATTTCAACTCCGGTGCGATGATCGAGAATATCGTCGGACGTGCGAAGAAGATGGCCATCAAGGCCTTCCTCGAACACAACCAGAAGGGTCTGCGGGTCTCCCACCTCCTCCAGGCATGCGTGGACGAGTTCAAGGAGAACGAGGACCTGCCCAACACCACCAACCCGGACGACTGGGCCCGTATCTCCGGCAAGAAGGGCGAGCGGATCGTCTACATCCGCACGCTGGTCACCGGAAAGCAGGGCGCGGACACCGGTCGCTCCATCGACACCGTGGCGAATACCGGCCAATACCTGTAA
- a CDS encoding tRNA (adenine-N1)-methyltransferase: MSEPTGAARRRGPFKVGDQVQLTDPKGRHYTFTLEEGKSFHTHKGAFPHDELIGAPEGSVVRTTGNVAYLALRPLLPDYVLSMPRGAAVVYPKDAGQILAMADIFPGARVVEAGVGSGSLSSFLLRAIGDHGMLHSYERRADFAEIATQNVERYFGGPHPAWTLTVGDLQDNLSDTDVDRVILDMLAPWECLEAVSKALVPGGILCAYVATTTQLARTVESIREHGTFNEPSAWETMVRTWHVEGLAVRPDHRMIGHTGFLLTARRLADGVEPPLRRRRPAKGAYGEDYAGPGGREKAAPGGREQAALGGPEQKASGKAGPAAASGSDGGSAEHG; encoded by the coding sequence ATGTCCGAACCGACCGGTGCCGCCCGCCGTCGCGGGCCCTTCAAGGTCGGGGACCAGGTCCAGCTCACTGACCCCAAGGGACGCCACTACACCTTCACGCTCGAAGAGGGAAAGAGCTTCCACACCCACAAGGGAGCCTTCCCCCACGACGAGCTGATCGGTGCTCCCGAGGGCAGCGTTGTCCGTACCACCGGGAACGTCGCCTACCTCGCGCTGCGCCCGCTGCTCCCCGACTATGTCCTGTCCATGCCCCGCGGCGCCGCCGTGGTCTACCCCAAGGACGCGGGGCAGATCCTGGCGATGGCCGATATCTTCCCCGGCGCCCGCGTCGTCGAGGCGGGGGTGGGCTCCGGCTCGCTCAGCAGCTTCCTGCTGCGCGCCATCGGCGACCACGGCATGCTGCACTCCTACGAGCGCCGCGCCGACTTCGCCGAGATCGCCACGCAGAACGTCGAGCGCTACTTCGGCGGCCCGCACCCCGCGTGGACGCTGACCGTCGGCGACCTCCAGGACAACCTCTCCGACACCGACGTCGACCGCGTCATCCTCGACATGCTCGCCCCCTGGGAGTGCCTGGAGGCCGTCTCCAAGGCCCTGGTCCCCGGCGGCATCCTCTGCGCCTACGTCGCCACGACCACGCAGCTGGCCCGCACCGTCGAGTCGATCCGCGAACACGGCACCTTCAACGAGCCGTCGGCCTGGGAGACCATGGTCCGCACCTGGCACGTCGAGGGCCTCGCCGTCCGCCCCGACCACCGCATGATCGGCCACACAGGCTTCCTGCTCACCGCCCGGCGCCTCGCCGACGGCGTCGAGCCCCCGCTGAGGCGCCGCCGGCCCGCCAAGGGCGCGTACGGCGAGGACTACGCAGGGCCGGGCGGGCGGGAAAAGGCAGCGCCGGGCGGGCGGGAGCAAGCAGCCCTTGGAGGACCGGAGCAGAAGGCTTCCGGGAAGGCCGGTCCGGCAGCCGCATCCGGTAGCGACGGCGGCTCCGCCGAGCACGGCTGA